DNA sequence from the Kiloniellales bacterium genome:
CAGGACGAGCGCGAAGACCGCCAGCAGGTCTCCGACCCCGAAGATCGCGGTCTCGATTGCGCCCAGGGCTTCCTCCATGCGCCGCTCCTTCCCCCAATCCGCAGGCAATAACGAGAATGATCGTTCTCATTATTAACTGGGCAAGGTCGGGCTTGCGGTCAATTAAAATGTGAACGATCATTCTCATTATTCGTCTCCGGCGGCGAAGAAATGGAGAGAGGTCGTCTTGGCGCGAACCCGTGACCAGGCCCGCTTCGAGGCGCGGCGCGACGAGATCCTGCAGGCCGCGGCCGGCTGCTTCGTCCGGCGCGGCTTCCATCAGACCGGCATGCAGGAGATCTGCGCCGCGGCCGGGATGAGCCCCGGTGCCCTCTACCGCTACTTCGACAGCAAGGACGCCATCATCGAGGCCATCGCCGAAGCGGAGCGGGAAGAGAACGCGGCGCTGCTCGCGGCCCTGGCCGAGAGCCGCGATCCGGTCGCCGGCCTGCAGGCGGTGGTCGAAGCGGTACTCCTGGCCTATGCCGATCCGGACGCGGGCCGCCTGGCGGTCGAGGTCCTGGCCGAGGCGGCGCGCAACCCCCGGGTCGCCGAAGGCTTCGCCCGCAACCTCGCCGAGATGAAGGCCGGCGTCGTCGCCGCGCTCGAGGCCGGCCAGACCGAGGCGGTGATCGATCCCGGCCTCGCCACGGGCCCCGCCGCCGAGGTCCTGATCGCCC
Encoded proteins:
- a CDS encoding TetR/AcrR family transcriptional regulator, encoding MARTRDQARFEARRDEILQAAAGCFVRRGFHQTGMQEICAAAGMSPGALYRYFDSKDAIIEAIAEAEREENAALLAALAESRDPVAGLQAVVEAVLLAYADPDAGRLAVEVLAEAARNPRVAEGFARNLAEMKAGVVAALEAGQTEAVIDPGLATGPAAEVLIALMDGLCARSILDPAHDPQTLLPTLRTLIRRFLEVPG